A window of Mytilus edulis chromosome 10, xbMytEdul2.2, whole genome shotgun sequence contains these coding sequences:
- the LOC139490632 gene encoding uncharacterized protein — MEESKHPKQYNLRKRQNISKSDDNKNGHTISKETSTKSKYSKKENKSSETEMISHRKPTIELLKDWQIIYTKLHQVSTICSVDDYTMWIGSPSDSLLKVKYDLVRSSTVTYIKEFEYPDVDFYDFCYDFEDDRILYSDRKNSSITAISSEYEISLFKSFRPLKPSCITISSDNYIFVGLVNNYSYDESPFRSIIKMSKDGQVCIKIDSIQEGKVIFTMPHRCIVNSVNNNLIVAAFEKSKSKGKILVFNEEGHVISMYTDDRQDIKFSPSFVTCSPGVDIICSDEKSGDIFMLDSHAKLLNILKKGDCRIYGNSCSMAWDTNDQLIIGTKSHPSPKSTGAIQLARYIHDTE; from the coding sequence ATGGAAGAAAGCAAACACCCCAAACAATATAATTTACGAAAACGTCAAAATATCAGCAAATCAGATGACAATAAAAATGGACACACGATCTCAAAAGAAACTAGTACAAAGTCGAAGTAttcaaagaaagaaaacaaatcatcTGAAACAGAAATGATCTCGCACCGTAAACCAACAATAGAACTGCTGAAAGACTGGCAGATCATTTACACTAAACTCCATCAAGTATCAACCATCTGTTCTGTTGATGACTATACGATGTGGATAGGAAGTCCTAGTGACAGTCTACTGAAGGTAAAATACGACCTTGTCAGATCTAGCACGGTTACTTATATAAAAGAGTTCGAATACCCAGATGTTGATTTTTACGATTTCTGTTACGACTTTGAAGATGACAGAATTTTATACAGTGATCGTAAAAATTCCAGTATTACTGCTATATCTTCTGAATATGAAATATCTTTATTCAAATCTTTCCGCCCGTTGAAACCGTCATGCATTACTATTTCGTCTGATAATTATATCTTTGTTGGTCTTGTGAACAACTATTCATACGACGAATCACCATTTAGATCGATAATTAAGATGTCTAAAGACGGACAAGTCTGTATAAAAATAGACTCAATTCAGGAAGGGAAAGTTATCTTTACAATGCCTCACCGATGCATAGTAAATAGTGTCAACAATAACCTTATTGTAGCtgcttttgaaaaatcaaaatctaaagGAAAGATATTAGTTTTCAACGAAGAAGGACATGTAATATCCATGTATACAGATGACAGACAGGATATTAAGTTCAGTCCAAGTTTCGTAACGTGTTCACCAGGAGTTGACATTATATGTTCTGACGAGAAGAGTGGTGACATCTTCATGTTAGATAGCCATGCAAAACTCCTCAATATCTTAAAAAAGGGAGATTGTCGAATATATGGCAATTCGTGCAGTATGGCTTGGGACACAAATGATCAATTGATAATTGGAACGAAATCTCATCCTTCTCCAAAATCCACTGGTGCTATACAACTAGCACGGTATATTCACGATACAGAGTAA